Proteins found in one Deinococcus radiopugnans ATCC 19172 genomic segment:
- the thpR gene encoding RNA 2',3'-cyclic phosphodiesterase — protein MKIRKTQARAKPEKTRASDLDVALRLRREDALPAAPAQATQAPVQPGQQTQASADVPRQAQEQKASAEFRRRQEHQSAGGRRGRVAPEQHTPTTGRFFYALNVPASVTGPLSEAQRKLKGNWRITTREQMHVTLCYLPSVPLARVAELKALGTRLTQTLGPLDVRLRGTGYFPNEGSPRVWFVKVEAEGLDELAAALRAGVQALGIETEELSFKAHITLARKKGPAPRLPPLLFDLGWTAGGATLQRSHLQKTGPVYEQVGTFRFQAPAQSQPAAPPGEDSPHSTHHPDANSPSPAPSPEAQEPS, from the coding sequence ATGAAAATCCGGAAAACACAGGCCAGAGCCAAACCGGAAAAAACGCGTGCCTCCGATCTGGACGTCGCCCTGAGGCTCAGGCGGGAAGACGCCCTGCCCGCCGCTCCTGCCCAGGCCACCCAGGCACCCGTTCAGCCGGGCCAGCAGACCCAGGCGAGCGCCGACGTGCCCCGCCAGGCCCAGGAACAGAAGGCCTCGGCGGAGTTCAGGCGGCGCCAGGAACACCAGTCCGCAGGGGGGCGCCGGGGCAGGGTTGCGCCCGAACAGCACACGCCCACCACCGGACGCTTCTTCTACGCCCTGAACGTCCCGGCATCCGTCACCGGGCCGCTGTCGGAGGCGCAGCGCAAACTCAAGGGCAACTGGCGCATCACCACGCGCGAGCAGATGCACGTCACGCTGTGCTACCTGCCCTCGGTGCCCCTGGCCCGCGTGGCCGAGCTGAAAGCGCTGGGCACCCGCCTGACGCAGACGCTGGGGCCGCTGGACGTCCGGCTGCGCGGCACCGGCTACTTCCCCAACGAGGGCAGCCCGCGCGTGTGGTTCGTCAAGGTGGAGGCCGAGGGCCTCGACGAGCTGGCCGCCGCCCTGCGGGCCGGGGTGCAGGCGCTGGGCATCGAGACCGAGGAGCTGAGCTTCAAGGCCCACATCACCCTGGCGCGCAAGAAGGGGCCGGCGCCGCGACTGCCGCCGCTGCTGTTCGATCTGGGCTGGACGGCGGGCGGGGCCACCCTGCAGCGCTCTCACCTGCAAAAAACCGGGCCGGTGTACGAGCAGGTGGGTACCTTCCGCTTTCAGGCGCCCGCGCAGAGCCAGCCCGCCGCGCCGCCGGGCGAAGATTCCCCCCATTCAACCCACCACCCCGACGCCAATTCGCCCTCTCCCGCACCATCACCAGAAGCACAGGAGCCGTCATGA
- a CDS encoding sensor histidine kinase encodes MPAVADSPLAQVRRGLRWTGLLFWTVLLVHSLLAPPSREGLTPEELLPWGAVMVAFITVFLTAISLPDQPRWQRLALYLAALESVLALVGNELLDANSVQAGLLVLVAAQVAVTLPVRWMLVWVTAQTVALLSVFLTHWNAGDAWAFGTGYFCFQLFAMTTAQTAVREVRARQQLAVVVDELRATRALLAEASRQAERLQISRELHDLMGHHLTALGMNLQVALHQLPAGPARGHVEQAGELAHTLLSDVRTAVRGMRGAAAPCDVRAEIEALARTACLPVHLSFSPEFSVPCPVQAHVLLRTVQEGLTNVVRHAGARQVWLELACGTAQDGGRQLTLHARDDGHGTLRLQPGCGLSGMRERIESVGGTLEVRAQPGQPLELLARLPLSGPVTGGAA; translated from the coding sequence GTGCCTGCCGTGGCCGACAGCCCGCTGGCGCAGGTGCGCCGGGGGCTGCGCTGGACCGGCCTGCTGTTCTGGACGGTGCTGCTGGTGCATTCCCTGCTGGCCCCACCCAGCCGCGAGGGCCTGACCCCGGAGGAACTGCTGCCCTGGGGCGCGGTGATGGTGGCCTTTATCACCGTATTTCTCACGGCCATCTCGCTGCCGGATCAGCCGCGGTGGCAGCGGCTGGCGCTGTACCTGGCGGCGCTGGAATCGGTGCTGGCGCTGGTGGGCAACGAACTACTGGACGCCAACAGCGTGCAGGCCGGGCTGCTGGTGCTGGTGGCGGCGCAGGTGGCCGTGACCCTGCCGGTGCGCTGGATGCTGGTGTGGGTCACGGCGCAGACCGTCGCCCTGCTGAGCGTGTTCCTGACGCACTGGAATGCTGGGGACGCCTGGGCCTTCGGCACCGGCTACTTCTGTTTTCAGCTGTTTGCCATGACCACCGCGCAGACCGCCGTGCGGGAGGTCCGCGCCCGGCAGCAACTGGCGGTGGTGGTGGATGAGCTGCGCGCCACCCGCGCCCTGCTGGCCGAGGCGAGCCGGCAGGCCGAACGCTTGCAGATCTCGCGCGAGCTGCACGACCTGATGGGCCACCACCTGACCGCGCTGGGCATGAACCTGCAGGTGGCGCTGCACCAGCTGCCGGCAGGTCCGGCGCGGGGGCATGTGGAGCAGGCTGGAGAGCTGGCCCACACCCTGTTAAGCGACGTGAGAACCGCCGTGCGCGGCATGCGCGGGGCCGCCGCCCCCTGTGACGTGCGGGCCGAGATCGAGGCGCTGGCCCGCACCGCCTGCCTGCCGGTGCACCTGAGTTTCTCGCCGGAGTTCAGCGTGCCGTGCCCAGTGCAGGCGCATGTGCTGCTGCGCACCGTGCAGGAGGGCCTGACCAACGTGGTGCGCCACGCCGGGGCGCGGCAGGTCTGGCTGGAACTTGCGTGTGGGACGGCGCAGGACGGGGGGCGGCAACTGACCCTGCATGCCCGCGACGACGGCCACGGCACGCTGCGCCTTCAGCCCGGCTGCGGCCTGAGCGGCATGCGCGAGCGCATCGAGAGCGTGGGCGGCACGCTGGAGGTGCGGGCGCAGCCGGGCCAGCCCCTGGAACTGCTGGCCCGGCTGCCGCTGTCTGGCCCGGTCACAGGAGGCGCAGCATGA
- a CDS encoding CinA family nicotinamide mononucleotide deamidase-related protein, protein MLLAEIISVGTELLFGEIVDSNAAFLARELGARGVILHRKTVLGDNLGRVSEAITLALSRADLVILGGGLGPTDDDLTRESIADALGETPAEDAELLAWLEGLYAARGREMPGVNRKQTWLIPSAEALPNPVGTAPGWFVRTGGKFVVALPGPPREMQRMWREQVLPRLPLPDHALVSTTVHTQGIGESNVAELLAGLTQSANPSVGTYARKTGVDVRVAASAETEAEARALLAPLLETVRALLSRWTWGEDAQTLAGALGTALSGRSLGVIEAGSAGALCGLLADEAGFLDAAVTQDHARLITLGLTPVTLRDAGLVSEGAALELAAGAREHLGADVGLAVVVGVGGENAGQAYAAISSEKGHKAVGVNWPGDAAQIRERAAVTALALAYRALRAGGELA, encoded by the coding sequence ATGTTGCTAGCAGAAATCATCAGCGTAGGGACGGAGCTGCTGTTCGGCGAGATCGTCGACAGCAATGCGGCCTTCTTGGCGCGCGAACTGGGCGCCCGGGGCGTCATCCTGCACCGCAAGACGGTGCTGGGCGACAACCTGGGACGCGTCAGCGAGGCCATCACGCTGGCCCTGTCGCGCGCCGATCTGGTGATTCTGGGTGGCGGGCTGGGGCCAACCGACGATGACCTGACCCGCGAGTCCATTGCCGACGCGCTGGGCGAGACGCCCGCCGAGGATGCGGAACTGCTGGCCTGGCTGGAAGGGCTGTACGCCGCCCGTGGGCGCGAGATGCCGGGGGTCAACCGCAAGCAGACGTGGCTGATTCCCAGCGCCGAGGCCCTGCCCAATCCGGTGGGCACCGCGCCGGGCTGGTTCGTCCGAACGGGGGGCAAGTTCGTGGTGGCCCTGCCCGGCCCGCCGCGCGAGATGCAGCGGATGTGGCGCGAACAGGTGCTGCCGCGCCTGCCGCTGCCCGATCACGCGCTGGTCTCCACCACGGTTCACACCCAGGGCATCGGCGAGAGCAACGTGGCCGAGCTGCTGGCCGGGCTGACCCAGAGTGCCAACCCCAGCGTCGGCACCTACGCCCGCAAGACCGGCGTGGACGTGCGGGTGGCCGCCAGCGCCGAGACCGAGGCCGAGGCCCGCGCCCTGCTGGCCCCGCTGCTGGAAACGGTGCGCGCCCTGCTGTCGCGCTGGACGTGGGGCGAGGACGCGCAGACGCTGGCCGGGGCGCTGGGCACCGCCCTCTCGGGCCGCAGTCTGGGCGTGATCGAGGCGGGCAGTGCGGGCGCGCTGTGCGGCCTGCTGGCCGACGAGGCGGGCTTTCTGGACGCCGCCGTGACCCAGGATCACGCCCGCCTGATCACCCTGGGCCTGACCCCGGTGACCCTGCGCGACGCCGGGCTGGTCAGCGAGGGGGCCGCGCTGGAACTGGCCGCCGGGGCACGCGAACACCTGGGCGCGGACGTAGGTCTGGCGGTGGTGGTGGGCGTGGGCGGCGAGAACGCGGGGCAGGCCTACGCCGCGATCAGCAGCGAAAAGGGCCACAAGGCCGTGGGCGTCAACTGGCCCGGCGACGCCGCGCAGATCCGCGAGCGGGCCGCCGTGACCGCGCTGGCGCTGGCCTACCGGGCGCTGCGGGCGGGGGGTGAACTGGCATGA
- a CDS encoding phospholipase A2 translates to MKTPTFHFGLGVLLMGAMLLTSCGSQGDTASTPPTPSAAAATAAPTVAEQIAEFAARPELQDAESQTILRENADDPLLLQGLQEAYGLPNAGLDAEALALAAGDPGLSVQATGKAGYAQRVAWGSISHYAAERRSPDYSGLNWNYDGCSAPKGLGLGYSDFFRSACNVHDFGYRNLPKLISIPYWPYNKARTDSAFLSNMRGLCNSKSLWARPGCYAAAQAYYVVVRDFGWAKWHR, encoded by the coding sequence ATGAAAACCCCCACTTTCCATTTCGGTCTCGGTGTCCTGCTGATGGGCGCCATGCTCCTGACCTCCTGCGGCTCGCAGGGCGACACGGCCAGCACGCCGCCCACACCGTCGGCCGCCGCGGCGACCGCCGCACCGACGGTGGCCGAACAGATCGCCGAATTTGCCGCGCGCCCCGAGTTGCAGGACGCCGAGAGCCAGACCATCCTGCGCGAGAACGCCGATGACCCGCTGCTGCTGCAGGGCCTGCAAGAAGCCTACGGACTGCCCAACGCGGGCCTGGACGCCGAGGCCCTGGCCCTTGCAGCGGGTGACCCGGGCCTGAGCGTTCAGGCCACGGGCAAGGCGGGGTATGCCCAGCGGGTGGCCTGGGGCAGCATCAGCCACTACGCCGCCGAGCGGCGCTCGCCCGATTACAGTGGCCTGAACTGGAACTACGACGGCTGCAGCGCCCCCAAGGGCCTGGGCCTGGGCTACAGCGACTTTTTCCGCAGTGCCTGCAACGTGCATGATTTCGGCTACCGCAACCTGCCCAAACTGATTTCCATTCCCTACTGGCCCTACAACAAGGCCCGGACCGATTCGGCCTTCCTGAGCAACATGCGCGGGCTGTGCAACAGCAAGAGCCTCTGGGCGCGTCCCGGCTGTTACGCCGCCGCGCAGGCGTATTACGTCGTGGTGCGCGACTTCGGCTGGGCCAAGTGGCACCGCTAG
- a CDS encoding response regulator yields MIRICIVEDQTLVRQGLRSMLALAGDMTVVAEAENGEQALVTVPDACPDVLLLDYRMPRLDGLGVLRALAERAQAHGTPLVPTLILTTFDDDELLLSAVQLGAKGYLLKDVDLPVLLQAIRTVAGGGRWLQPTLTDQVQRGLDELRPQREDETEIRILLTSREQEVLRLIAGGFNNREIAGLTTTTEGTIKGYVSNILSKLGVRDRTRAVLKAVECRLL; encoded by the coding sequence ATGATCCGGATCTGCATTGTGGAAGACCAGACGCTGGTGCGCCAGGGTCTGCGCAGCATGCTGGCCCTGGCCGGCGACATGACCGTGGTGGCCGAGGCCGAGAACGGCGAGCAGGCGCTGGTCACGGTGCCGGACGCCTGCCCCGACGTGCTGTTGCTGGACTACCGCATGCCCCGTCTGGACGGACTGGGCGTGCTGCGGGCACTGGCGGAGCGGGCGCAAGCCCACGGCACCCCGCTGGTGCCCACCCTGATCCTGACCACCTTCGACGACGACGAGCTGCTGCTGTCCGCCGTGCAACTGGGCGCGAAGGGGTATCTGCTCAAGGATGTGGACCTGCCGGTGCTGCTGCAGGCCATTCGCACGGTGGCGGGCGGGGGGCGCTGGCTGCAGCCCACCCTGACCGATCAGGTGCAGCGCGGTCTGGACGAACTGCGCCCGCAGCGCGAGGATGAAACCGAAATCCGCATCCTCCTGACCAGCCGCGAGCAGGAGGTGCTGCGCCTGATCGCTGGGGGCTTCAACAACCGCGAGATCGCCGGGCTGACCACCACCACCGAGGGCACCATCAAGGGCTACGTCTCCAACATCCTGTCCAAGCTGGGCGTGCGGGACCGGACCCGCGCGGTCCTGAAAGCGGTGGAGTGCCGGCTGCTGTGA
- a CDS encoding metal-sensitive transcriptional regulator: MPEDARKRARRRLSIARGHLDSIVRMLDDPDVYCVDVLRQIKAVQGALSGAGDVVLRGHLEAHVATSAGRGDSVEMVEEVMEALRYR, encoded by the coding sequence ATGCCGGAGGACGCCCGCAAGCGCGCCCGCCGCCGCCTGAGCATCGCGCGCGGTCATCTGGACAGCATCGTGCGGATGCTGGATGACCCGGATGTGTACTGTGTTGACGTGCTGCGGCAGATCAAGGCGGTGCAGGGCGCCCTGAGCGGCGCGGGCGACGTGGTGCTGCGCGGCCATCTGGAAGCGCATGTCGCCACCTCTGCCGGACGCGGCGACAGCGTGGAAATGGTGGAAGAGGTGATGGAGGCGTTGCGTTACCGCTGA
- a CDS encoding CopZ family metallochaperone gives MTHTMTTELKVDGMTCGHCVKAVEKALKGVTGVHDVQVDLEAGKATVHGDADAGAMISAVAEEGYAAQVAG, from the coding sequence ATGACCCACACCATGACCACTGAACTGAAAGTTGACGGCATGACCTGCGGCCATTGCGTGAAAGCCGTGGAAAAGGCGCTCAAGGGCGTGACGGGCGTGCATGACGTGCAGGTGGATCTGGAGGCCGGCAAGGCCACCGTCCACGGCGACGCCGATGCGGGGGCCATGATCAGCGCCGTGGCGGAAGAAGGCTACGCCGCGCAGGTGGCGGGTTGA
- a CDS encoding heavy metal translocating P-type ATPase encodes MTTKTLTLDVGGMTCAACVGRVERGLKKVDGVQDAAVNLATERASVTYDPALTTPAQLVKTVRDTGYEAGTAELSFPVEGMTCAACVGRVERGLQKAEGVLSASVNLATERASVTYLPAATSPAALKEAVREAGYDVPDEATQAESRLDADRARKAEEIAALRRSVTLAAAFSIPLFLVAMLPMLWPALDLWLMDRVGMQTLNWVMLALAAPVQFGPGLRFYRSGWAALKHRSPDMNTLVMLGTSAAFGYSLLVTLAPGLFPAGSAHVYYEASGVVITLILLGKLFEALAKGRSSEAMRTLLALQPNVARVQRDGGVVEVPADDVRVGDHVLVRSGERLPVDGEVTDGSSYVDESMLTGESVPVQKTAGARVTGGTVNGTGALTFRATGVGADTALSRIIRMVEDAQASRPPIQGLADRVVAVFVPVVLVIAAVTFAVWMFIGGEGALANALVHTVAVLIIACPCAMGLATPVSIMVGSGRAAQMGVLFRSGAALEGLGAAQVVAVDKTGTVTQGRPEVTEVVVNGGWLKGDGELLRLTAAAEASSEHPLARAIERAALGEENDVNSLSPATDFQAIPGYGVQATVDGQRVEVGAARYMAKLGLALGALEAQADALAKRGRTPVFVAVDGELAGLLGVADPVRAGSVDAIRTLQGQGTEVAMITGDTRATAQAVAAEVGVSRVLAEVLPEGKSDAVQELQAGGRKVAFVGDGINDAPALARADVGVAIGTGTDVAVETADVILMSGDLRGVPNAIALSRATLRNIRVNLFWAFAYNILLIPVAAGVLSAWNITLSPVLAAAAMGLSSVFVLSNALRLRGFKPPLGGDASAAGRTGNPVSPTLPQTS; translated from the coding sequence ATGACGACGAAGACCTTGACTCTGGATGTGGGCGGGATGACCTGCGCCGCCTGCGTGGGCCGGGTGGAACGCGGCCTGAAAAAGGTGGACGGTGTGCAGGACGCCGCCGTGAATCTGGCGACGGAGCGGGCCAGCGTGACCTACGATCCGGCGCTCACCACCCCGGCCCAGCTGGTGAAGACCGTGCGGGACACCGGCTACGAGGCGGGCACGGCGGAACTGTCCTTCCCGGTAGAGGGCATGACCTGCGCGGCCTGCGTGGGGCGGGTGGAACGCGGGCTGCAAAAGGCCGAGGGCGTGCTGAGCGCCAGCGTCAACCTCGCCACCGAGCGGGCCAGCGTGACGTACCTGCCCGCCGCCACCTCCCCCGCCGCATTGAAAGAGGCCGTGCGCGAGGCGGGCTATGACGTGCCCGACGAGGCCACGCAGGCGGAGTCGCGCCTGGACGCCGACCGCGCCCGCAAAGCCGAGGAAATCGCGGCGCTGCGGCGTTCGGTGACCCTCGCCGCCGCCTTCAGCATTCCGCTGTTCCTGGTGGCGATGCTGCCGATGCTCTGGCCCGCGCTGGACCTGTGGCTGATGGACCGGGTGGGCATGCAGACGCTGAACTGGGTGATGCTGGCGCTGGCCGCCCCGGTGCAGTTCGGCCCCGGCCTGCGCTTCTACCGCAGCGGTTGGGCGGCGTTGAAGCACCGCAGCCCCGACATGAACACGCTGGTGATGCTGGGCACGTCGGCGGCCTTCGGGTACTCGCTGCTGGTCACGCTGGCTCCTGGCCTGTTTCCGGCAGGCAGCGCCCACGTGTATTACGAGGCGTCCGGCGTGGTCATCACCCTGATCCTGCTGGGCAAGCTGTTCGAGGCGCTGGCCAAGGGCCGCTCAAGCGAGGCCATGCGGACGCTGCTGGCGCTGCAACCCAACGTGGCCCGCGTGCAGCGGGACGGCGGCGTGGTGGAAGTCCCTGCCGACGACGTGCGCGTGGGCGACCACGTGCTGGTGCGCTCCGGCGAACGCCTGCCGGTGGACGGCGAGGTGACGGACGGCAGCAGCTACGTGGACGAGTCCATGCTGACCGGCGAGAGCGTCCCCGTGCAGAAAACGGCAGGCGCGCGGGTCACAGGCGGCACGGTCAACGGCACCGGCGCGCTGACTTTCCGAGCCACCGGGGTGGGGGCCGACACCGCGCTGTCGCGCATTATCCGCATGGTGGAGGACGCGCAGGCCAGCCGCCCACCGATCCAGGGGCTGGCCGACCGGGTGGTGGCCGTGTTCGTGCCGGTGGTGCTGGTGATTGCCGCCGTGACCTTCGCGGTCTGGATGTTCATCGGGGGCGAGGGCGCGTTGGCGAATGCCCTGGTGCATACCGTGGCCGTGCTGATCATCGCCTGCCCGTGCGCGATGGGCCTCGCCACCCCCGTCAGCATCATGGTGGGCAGCGGACGGGCCGCGCAGATGGGCGTGCTGTTCCGCAGCGGCGCGGCGCTGGAAGGCCTGGGGGCCGCGCAGGTGGTGGCGGTGGACAAGACCGGCACGGTCACACAGGGCCGGCCCGAGGTGACGGAAGTGGTGGTGAATGGTGGATGGTTGAAGGGTGATGGAGAACTGCTGAGGCTGACCGCCGCCGCCGAGGCGTCCTCCGAACACCCGCTGGCGCGGGCGATTGAGCGGGCGGCCCTGGGCGAGGAAAATGACGTCAATAGCCTCTCCCCCGCCACCGACTTCCAGGCCATCCCCGGCTACGGCGTGCAGGCCACCGTGGACGGCCAGCGCGTGGAGGTGGGCGCGGCCCGCTACATGGCGAAACTGGGGTTGGCACTGGGCGCCCTGGAAGCGCAGGCCGACGCCCTGGCAAAACGCGGACGCACCCCGGTGTTCGTTGCGGTAGACGGTGAACTGGCCGGACTGCTGGGCGTGGCCGATCCGGTACGGGCAGGCAGCGTGGACGCCATCCGCACCTTGCAGGGACAGGGCACCGAAGTCGCCATGATCACCGGCGACACCCGCGCCACCGCGCAGGCCGTGGCCGCCGAGGTGGGCGTGTCGCGCGTGCTGGCCGAAGTCCTGCCCGAGGGCAAGTCGGACGCCGTGCAGGAACTACAGGCCGGGGGCCGCAAGGTGGCTTTTGTCGGCGACGGCATCAACGACGCGCCCGCCCTGGCCCGCGCCGACGTGGGCGTGGCGATTGGCACCGGCACCGACGTGGCGGTAGAGACGGCCGACGTGATCCTGATGTCGGGTGACCTGCGCGGCGTGCCGAACGCCATCGCCCTCTCGCGGGCCACGCTGCGGAACATCCGCGTCAACCTGTTCTGGGCCTTCGCCTACAACATCCTGCTGATTCCGGTGGCGGCGGGTGTGCTCTCGGCGTGGAACATCACCCTCTCCCCCGTGCTGGCGGCGGCGGCGATGGGCCTGAGCAGCGTGTTCGTGCTGAGCAACGCGCTGCGGCTGCGGGGGTTCAAACCGCCGCTGGGGGGCGATGCCAGCGCCGCTGGAAGGACTGGCAATCCAGTGTCTCCCACACTGCCGCAGACCTCCTGA
- a CDS encoding ABC-F family ATP-binding cassette domain-containing protein — protein sequence MSTLIAAENLTVFYGERAVLRDVSLSVSGGERVALLGRNGAGKTTLLRVLTGEVLPEEGSVWRADGLRVGVLEQHHTHPAGRTVRALVDAAHPYRELEAELLALEANLGDPAVLAAWTTLNARLEDAEAFAWPSRVARVLGTLDLTRFLGREAATLSGGERTRLALALALAREPDLLLLDEPTNHLDIRMREWLEGWLRAFRGGVVLTSHDRDFLDAAAGAAGGRSLWLEAGEATAYPGGYTRARAQRELERRTQERAARLSAQESRRLSDSAENLDRWGRRSRGLKSRAGRLPTAEAPLPERQLRMRLLAGSARAPLVAWGEHLSKSYDGRNVISGVAFKLRQGDRVALMGANGTGKTTLMRLLAGEEQPDPAADLGVAAPVLRVANGVSVASLDQTWHGLLPGEGLRAQFERRFGAQAAPLLGRAGFTEADWPKTPRQLSGGERARAGLALVSALRADLLLLDEPTNHLDIEALDALEAAVHAYGGAVVIVTHDRRFAREVANRLWVIEDGQLREVSGWGSREYTDPARHLRGDPPPPPPRPTARQRLVHIENQLAEVRRALDSTPGGLSGREEARLRSQAHQLQHHLYDLYAEAFAAPQYDLQVREPPLTVRAQRLGDPAVGGGGMFWAARDESCPHLAWDGTVLRWSATPPAWYGAALLGGALRILFEHWNVGRVRLGEDGPPLTRRHYFERLGLIRAAAPAPA from the coding sequence GTGTCCACGCTGATCGCCGCTGAAAATCTGACCGTGTTCTACGGGGAGCGGGCGGTGCTGCGTGACGTGTCACTGAGTGTCTCGGGCGGCGAGCGCGTGGCGCTGCTGGGCCGCAACGGGGCCGGCAAGACCACGCTGCTGCGCGTGCTGACTGGCGAAGTGCTGCCGGAGGAGGGATCGGTGTGGCGTGCGGACGGCCTGCGCGTCGGCGTGCTGGAGCAGCACCACACGCATCCCGCTGGCAGGACCGTGCGCGCTCTGGTGGACGCCGCGCACCCCTACCGCGAGCTGGAAGCCGAGCTGCTGGCCCTGGAGGCCAATCTGGGCGATCCCGCCGTGCTTGCCGCCTGGACCACGCTGAACGCCCGCCTGGAAGACGCTGAGGCGTTCGCGTGGCCCTCGCGGGTGGCGCGCGTGCTGGGCACGCTGGACCTGACCCGCTTTCTGGGCCGCGAGGCCGCCACGCTGTCGGGCGGCGAGCGCACCCGGCTGGCGCTGGCGCTGGCGCTGGCCCGCGAGCCGGACCTGCTGCTGCTGGACGAGCCCACCAACCACCTGGACATCCGCATGCGCGAGTGGTTGGAAGGCTGGCTGCGGGCGTTCCGGGGCGGCGTGGTCCTGACCAGCCATGACCGCGACTTTCTGGACGCGGCGGCCGGGGCCGCCGGGGGGCGCAGCCTGTGGCTGGAGGCGGGCGAGGCCACTGCCTACCCCGGCGGCTACACGCGGGCCAGGGCGCAGCGTGAACTGGAACGCCGCACCCAGGAACGCGCCGCAAGGCTCTCGGCGCAGGAGAGTCGGCGGCTCTCGGACAGCGCGGAGAACCTGGACCGCTGGGGCCGCCGCTCGCGTGGCCTCAAGTCCCGTGCCGGACGCCTGCCCACCGCCGAGGCGCCGCTGCCCGAGCGCCAGTTGCGGATGCGGCTGCTGGCCGGCAGCGCCCGCGCCCCGCTGGTGGCCTGGGGCGAGCACCTGTCCAAATCCTACGACGGGCGCAACGTGATCTCCGGCGTGGCCTTCAAGCTGCGTCAGGGGGACCGCGTGGCTTTAATGGGCGCCAACGGCACCGGCAAGACCACACTGATGCGGCTGCTGGCCGGGGAGGAGCAGCCGGACCCGGCGGCGGACCTCGGCGTGGCCGCTCCGGTGTTGCGCGTGGCAAACGGCGTGAGCGTGGCCAGTCTGGACCAGACCTGGCACGGCCTGCTGCCCGGCGAGGGGCTGCGCGCCCAGTTCGAGCGCCGCTTCGGCGCGCAGGCCGCCCCCCTGCTGGGCCGTGCCGGTTTCACCGAGGCCGACTGGCCCAAGACGCCGCGTCAGCTGTCGGGCGGCGAGCGGGCGCGGGCGGGGCTGGCGCTGGTCAGCGCGCTGCGGGCCGACCTGCTGCTGCTGGACGAGCCGACGAACCACCTGGACATCGAGGCGCTGGACGCGCTGGAGGCCGCCGTCCACGCCTACGGCGGCGCGGTGGTGATCGTGACCCATGACCGCCGCTTTGCCCGCGAGGTCGCCAACCGGCTGTGGGTCATCGAGGACGGCCAGTTGCGCGAGGTCAGCGGCTGGGGCAGCCGGGAGTACACGGACCCGGCCCGGCACCTGCGGGGCGACCCGCCGCCGCCGCCGCCCCGGCCCACCGCGCGGCAACGGCTGGTCCACATCGAGAACCAGCTGGCCGAGGTCCGGCGGGCACTGGATTCCACGCCCGGCGGCCTGAGCGGGCGCGAGGAAGCGCGGCTGCGTTCCCAGGCCCATCAATTGCAACATCATCTGTATGACCTGTACGCCGAGGCCTTTGCCGCCCCGCAATACGATTTGCAGGTCCGCGAGCCGCCGCTGACGGTGCGTGCCCAGCGGCTGGGAGACCCGGCGGTGGGCGGGGGCGGCATGTTCTGGGCGGCGCGGGACGAGAGCTGTCCGCACCTGGCCTGGGACGGCACCGTGCTGCGCTGGAGCGCTACGCCGCCCGCGTGGTACGGCGCGGCGCTGCTGGGCGGGGCGCTGCGGATTCTGTTCGAGCACTGGAACGTGGGGCGGGTCCGGCTGGGCGAGGACGGCCCCCCGCTGACCCGGCGGCACTACTTCGAGCGGCTGGGCCTGATCCGCGCCGCCGCGCCGGCCCCAGCCTGA